Proteins from one Halovivax limisalsi genomic window:
- a CDS encoding DUF447 domain-containing protein, whose translation MNGADGDPIEYASFDPKTGANGGDGADEWRSAATRAADAAAASTGDGWPLSLSGVTESLVTTRGPNGRWNLAPLGLFADSSDSGTSTETVDSVVTAKTWGRTRTRRNFEREGTGWVQFSTDPVAFVDAALSIVELDEPVLVDAAAWVRVDVERVESGDEDGTEWVRWRLRPTAGAVRRTRVPRFARAPIAVVEASVAASRLDAPGYDAARGRAVIARAGETVRRTGDERTVRAFDRLLEHAGLDDPSADGGDR comes from the coding sequence ATGAACGGAGCTGACGGCGACCCGATCGAATACGCCTCGTTCGACCCGAAGACCGGGGCGAACGGGGGCGACGGTGCGGACGAATGGCGTTCGGCGGCGACGAGAGCCGCCGACGCGGCTGCAGCGTCGACCGGGGACGGCTGGCCGCTGTCGCTCTCCGGCGTCACCGAATCGCTCGTCACCACTCGCGGCCCGAACGGCCGGTGGAACCTCGCCCCGCTGGGATTGTTCGCCGACTCGTCGGACTCCGGGACCTCGACCGAGACCGTGGACTCGGTCGTGACCGCGAAAACGTGGGGGCGAACGCGAACGAGGCGGAACTTCGAGCGCGAGGGGACGGGCTGGGTCCAGTTTTCGACCGACCCGGTCGCCTTCGTCGACGCGGCCCTCTCGATCGTCGAACTCGACGAGCCGGTCCTCGTCGACGCGGCCGCCTGGGTTCGGGTCGACGTCGAACGCGTCGAATCGGGCGACGAAGACGGCACCGAGTGGGTTCGCTGGCGGCTGCGGCCGACCGCGGGCGCGGTTCGACGCACCCGCGTCCCGCGATTCGCCCGCGCGCCGATAGCCGTCGTCGAGGCGAGCGTTGCCGCGTCCCGACTCGACGCGCCGGGATACGACGCGGCTCGCGGCCGCGCAGTTATCGCCCGAGCGGGCGAGACCGTGCGACGGACCGGCGACGAACGAACCGTTCGAGCCTTCGATCGACTGCTCGAACACGCGGGCCTGGACGACCCGTCGGCCGACGGTGGCGACCGCTGA
- a CDS encoding enoyl-CoA hydratase/isomerase family protein: protein MSESEADVLERAYETIGVAIGEHADFVATVTIDRPEARNALNATVREELVDALTALEADERARVVVLTGSDEAKAFVAGADVAELRERTLVEQREKSKRPRVYETVDELDLPVLARINGHALGGGCELAVACDVRIADERAKLGQPEITLGLIPGGGATQRLPRLIGEGHAMRLICSGELVDADEAGRIGLVEDVCAPDELDDAVYDLAGSMAENSPLALQYATQAVRASARQPLEAGLEYEKSLFVQLFATEDKNEGIDAFFEDRDPEWSGR, encoded by the coding sequence GTGTCTGAGTCCGAGGCCGACGTGCTGGAGCGAGCCTACGAGACCATCGGCGTCGCGATCGGCGAGCACGCCGACTTCGTCGCGACGGTGACGATCGACCGACCGGAGGCGCGCAACGCGCTGAACGCGACCGTTCGCGAGGAACTCGTCGACGCGCTGACCGCCCTCGAAGCCGACGAGCGCGCGCGGGTCGTCGTCCTCACCGGCTCCGACGAGGCCAAGGCGTTCGTCGCCGGCGCCGACGTCGCCGAACTGCGCGAGCGAACGCTCGTCGAACAGCGCGAAAAGAGCAAACGGCCGCGGGTCTACGAGACGGTCGACGAACTCGACCTCCCCGTGCTCGCCCGGATCAACGGTCACGCCCTCGGCGGCGGGTGCGAACTGGCGGTCGCCTGCGACGTCCGCATCGCCGACGAGCGTGCCAAACTCGGCCAGCCGGAGATCACCCTCGGGTTGATCCCGGGCGGCGGGGCCACCCAGCGGCTCCCGAGGCTGATCGGCGAAGGCCACGCGATGCGACTCATCTGCTCCGGCGAACTCGTCGACGCAGACGAGGCGGGGCGGATCGGCCTGGTGGAGGACGTCTGTGCGCCCGATGAACTCGACGACGCCGTCTACGACCTCGCCGGGTCGATGGCGGAGAACAGTCCGCTGGCGCTCCAGTACGCGACGCAGGCGGTCAGAGCGAGCGCGCGCCAGCCGCTGGAGGCGGGTCTCGAGTACGAGAAATCCCTCTTCGTGCAACTGTTCGCGACCGAGGACAAGAACGAGGGTATCGACGCGTTCTTCGAGGATCGCGACCCCGAGTGGTCCGGACGGTAG
- a CDS encoding 3-hydroxyacyl-CoA dehydrogenase family protein codes for MDVTVLGAGTMGRGIAQVSAQAGHEVVVRDLDPDLVEAGLDGIESTLQEGVDREKVTPTARDETMARLSGTTDLEDAVTGADLVIEAVPEDLELKQQTFERVEPVVSAETIIASNTSSLSLSAIASVLDQPERAIGLHFFNPVHLMSLVEIVVPQQASGETVDVAETFVEGIEKEPITVRDAAGFASSRLGVALGVEAIRMLETGVAGPRDLDRAMTLGYNHPMGPIELTDVVGLDVRLDILEHLRSELGERFRPPQLLRQRVRAGALGKKSGEGFYVWEDGEIVGVSDAVAAQCGGENGV; via the coding sequence ATGGACGTAACGGTACTCGGAGCCGGTACGATGGGACGCGGTATCGCCCAGGTGTCCGCGCAGGCGGGCCACGAGGTGGTCGTCCGCGATCTCGACCCCGACCTCGTCGAGGCGGGGCTCGACGGAATCGAATCGACGTTGCAGGAGGGCGTCGATCGCGAGAAGGTTACGCCGACGGCGCGCGACGAGACGATGGCGCGGCTGTCCGGGACGACGGACCTCGAGGACGCTGTCACCGGCGCGGATCTCGTGATCGAGGCGGTGCCGGAGGACCTCGAACTCAAGCAACAGACGTTCGAGCGCGTCGAACCGGTCGTGTCGGCCGAAACGATCATCGCTTCGAACACCTCGTCGCTCTCGCTGTCGGCCATCGCCAGCGTCCTCGATCAGCCCGAGCGCGCGATCGGGCTGCACTTCTTCAATCCGGTCCATCTCATGTCGCTGGTCGAGATCGTCGTCCCGCAACAGGCGAGCGGGGAGACGGTCGACGTCGCGGAGACGTTCGTCGAGGGTATCGAAAAGGAGCCGATCACGGTCAGGGACGCCGCCGGATTCGCGTCGTCGCGCCTCGGCGTAGCGCTCGGCGTCGAAGCGATCCGGATGCTCGAGACCGGGGTTGCGGGACCGCGGGATCTCGACCGCGCGATGACGCTGGGGTACAATCACCCGATGGGGCCGATCGAACTCACCGACGTCGTCGGGCTCGACGTGCGACTCGACATCCTCGAACACCTCCGCTCGGAGCTGGGCGAGCGATTTCGGCCGCCGCAACTGCTCCGCCAGCGGGTTCGGGCCGGCGCGCTCGGGAAGAAGTCCGGCGAGGGATTCTACGTCTGGGAGGACGGCGAGATCGTCGGCGTGAGCGACGCTGTCGCCGCCCAGTGCGGAGGTGAGAACGGTGTCTGA
- the asd gene encoding aspartate-semialdehyde dehydrogenase: MTVTVGVLGATGAVGQRLVEHLDPHPQFEIAALTASESSAGSTYRAAAKWRTGTPIPEDVAEMTVTRTAPSAVPDDVDLLFSSLPSAVGAEVEPAFCEAGYVVSSNSSNERMAPDVPLVVPEVNAEHLDLLEVQRDERGWDGALVKNPNCSTITFVPTLAALSDLDLERVHVATLQAVSGAGYDGVTSMEILDNAVPHIGGEEEKLETESRKLLGTFDGAEIVEDSVEVAASCNRIPTLDGHLENVWIESAEPVSIEEVTTKMTEYPSLPLHSSPDQLITVFDEPDRPQPRLDRGRGDGMSISVGGFKESPFGVQYNCLAHNTIRGAAGASLLNGELLLDRGYL; the protein is encoded by the coding sequence ATGACTGTCACCGTCGGAGTCCTCGGCGCCACCGGCGCGGTCGGACAGCGATTGGTCGAACACCTCGATCCGCACCCGCAGTTCGAGATCGCGGCCCTGACAGCGAGCGAATCGAGCGCGGGGTCGACGTATCGGGCGGCGGCGAAGTGGCGAACGGGGACGCCGATCCCGGAGGACGTCGCGGAGATGACCGTCACGCGAACCGCGCCGTCGGCCGTTCCCGACGACGTCGACCTCCTCTTCTCGTCGCTGCCCTCCGCCGTCGGCGCCGAGGTCGAACCCGCCTTCTGCGAGGCCGGCTACGTCGTCTCCTCGAACTCGTCGAACGAGCGGATGGCCCCGGACGTGCCGCTGGTCGTCCCCGAGGTCAACGCCGAGCACCTCGACCTCTTGGAAGTCCAGCGCGACGAACGCGGGTGGGACGGCGCGCTGGTGAAAAATCCGAACTGCTCGACGATCACCTTCGTCCCGACGCTGGCCGCGCTCTCGGACCTGGACCTCGAACGCGTCCACGTCGCGACGCTCCAGGCCGTCTCCGGCGCGGGCTACGACGGCGTCACGTCGATGGAGATCCTCGACAACGCCGTCCCCCACATCGGCGGGGAGGAGGAAAAACTCGAGACGGAGTCGCGAAAACTGCTGGGCACGTTCGACGGCGCCGAGATCGTCGAAGACTCCGTCGAGGTCGCCGCGTCGTGCAACCGGATCCCGACGCTCGACGGTCACCTCGAGAACGTCTGGATCGAGAGCGCCGAGCCGGTGTCGATCGAGGAGGTGACGACGAAGATGACCGAGTACCCGTCCCTCCCGCTTCACTCCTCGCCGGATCAGCTCATCACCGTCTTCGACGAGCCCGACCGTCCGCAGCCCCGCCTCGATCGGGGACGCGGCGACGGGATGTCCATCTCCGTCGGCGGCTTCAAGGAGTCTCCATTCGGGGTGCAGTACAACTGCCTGGCGCACAATACGATCCGCGGCGCCGCAGGCGCGAGCCTCCTCAACGGCGAACTCCTCCTCGACCGCGGCTACCTCTAG
- a CDS encoding tyrosine--tRNA ligase — MDAYELITRNADEVVTEDEVRELADDPEGKRVYVGYEPSGVLHIGHLLTANKLIDCQEAGMEVVVLLADVHAYLNGKGTFEEIRETAERMRAQFLAYGLDEERTEFVYGSDYQFDDEYTLDLHELELSTTLNRARRAMAEIKSGEAAKVSHVVYPLMQALDIEYLDLDLAVGGLDQRKVHMLAREGLPELDYDVRPAIHTPIIADLETGEGKMSSSEGTTISMADSAEDLREKINSAFCPPTRDPEGDLENPVLELFEYHVFPRFESVTVERPDEYGGDVTYESYEALASDLESGDLHPADAKSTLAASLDELIAPGRERLEALREE, encoded by the coding sequence ATGGACGCATACGAGTTGATCACCCGCAACGCCGACGAGGTGGTCACCGAGGACGAGGTGCGCGAACTGGCCGACGATCCCGAGGGCAAGCGGGTCTACGTCGGCTACGAGCCCTCGGGGGTGCTCCACATCGGGCACCTGCTGACGGCGAACAAGCTCATCGACTGCCAGGAGGCGGGGATGGAGGTCGTTGTCCTGCTGGCCGACGTCCACGCCTACCTCAACGGGAAGGGGACGTTCGAGGAGATCCGCGAGACGGCCGAGCGGATGCGCGCGCAGTTCCTCGCCTACGGCCTCGACGAGGAGCGGACGGAGTTCGTCTACGGGTCGGACTACCAGTTCGACGACGAGTACACCCTCGATCTGCACGAGCTCGAACTCTCGACGACGCTCAATCGCGCCCGGCGCGCGATGGCCGAGATCAAGTCGGGCGAGGCGGCGAAAGTGAGCCACGTCGTCTACCCGCTGATGCAGGCGCTCGACATCGAGTACCTCGACCTGGACCTGGCGGTCGGCGGCCTCGACCAGCGGAAGGTCCACATGCTCGCCCGCGAGGGACTCCCGGAACTGGACTACGACGTCCGCCCGGCGATCCACACGCCGATCATCGCGGACCTCGAGACCGGCGAGGGGAAGATGTCCTCCTCCGAGGGCACCACCATCTCGATGGCGGACTCGGCCGAGGACCTTCGAGAGAAGATCAATAGCGCGTTCTGCCCGCCGACGCGCGATCCGGAGGGCGACCTCGAGAACCCCGTCCTCGAACTCTTCGAGTACCACGTCTTCCCGCGCTTCGAGTCCGTCACCGTCGAGCGCCCCGACGAGTACGGCGGCGACGTCACCTACGAGTCCTACGAAGCGCTCGCGAGCGACCTGGAGAGCGGCGACCTTCACCCCGCGGACGCGAAGTCGACGCTCGCCGCCTCGCTCGACGAGTTGATCGCCCCCGGTCGCGAGCGCCTCGAAGCGCTCCGCGAGGAGTGA
- a CDS encoding toll/interleukin-1 receptor domain-containing protein, whose amino-acid sequence MSGEQVFVSHDPTDLELVQELFSTVKNFPFGVHLALEEIESGRSRDRLEGRLANSDIVVAVLTDDAVRSQWINQEVGYAIAKGIPVLPMYDTEATVGGFIDGVEGVSIDRENPSVTIFNLLCRLRSELAPIGALSVPNWYIRFPCTLADCGHPVTLELEIGQTKLWKLHTHGQLLETDCDVCETSYYFDPATIGFVRRAEPGGESPTNVVGTNQSESRS is encoded by the coding sequence ATGTCCGGTGAACAGGTGTTCGTCTCGCACGATCCGACGGACCTCGAACTGGTCCAGGAGCTCTTCTCGACGGTCAAGAATTTCCCGTTCGGCGTCCACCTCGCGCTCGAGGAGATCGAATCCGGTCGCAGTCGCGATCGGCTCGAAGGTCGGCTGGCGAATTCGGACATCGTCGTCGCGGTTCTGACGGACGATGCGGTCCGTAGTCAGTGGATCAATCAAGAGGTGGGGTACGCGATCGCGAAGGGCATTCCGGTCCTACCGATGTACGATACCGAAGCGACGGTGGGCGGGTTCATCGACGGCGTCGAAGGCGTCTCGATCGATCGCGAGAATCCGTCGGTGACGATCTTCAATCTCCTCTGTCGGCTCCGCTCCGAACTCGCGCCCATCGGTGCGCTCTCGGTGCCGAACTGGTACATCCGGTTCCCGTGTACGCTCGCGGACTGCGGGCACCCGGTCACGCTCGAACTCGAGATCGGGCAGACGAAACTGTGGAAGCTGCACACGCACGGTCAGCTGCTCGAGACGGACTGTGACGTCTGCGAGACGTCTTATTACTTCGATCCAGCGACGATCGGATTCGTTCGCCGGGCAGAGCCGGGCGGGGAGAGCCCGACGAACGTTGTGGGAACGAATCAGTCGGAGAGTCGATCGTAA
- a CDS encoding biotin--[acetyl-CoA-carboxylase] ligase → MNDTRRAVLDALADGPVSGPDLAETIGISRAAVWKHVEALREAGFEIEAADAGYVLADASGYSGPLIEYGLEAPFSIDFHEELDSTNRRARELAAEGAASDGRDVAVVAVRQTVGRGRLDREWNSPDGGIWTTILQRPAIPPAKAPLYTLAAAVAVTRTAREAGVDARIKWPNDVVVPADTDRGYRKLAGILTEMEGETDRIEWLACGIGVNANVDAASLPDGATSVAREADPVDRRLFLQTLLERFDERRQALGETIDDWRDHALTLGRRVRITRSGGDVVGTAVDVTSFGALVVETDDGDRVTVTAGDCEHLRPA, encoded by the coding sequence ATGAACGACACGCGACGCGCCGTCCTGGACGCGCTGGCGGACGGCCCGGTATCCGGTCCCGACCTGGCCGAGACGATCGGCATCTCGCGGGCGGCCGTCTGGAAACACGTCGAGGCGCTTCGGGAGGCGGGCTTCGAGATCGAGGCCGCCGATGCGGGCTACGTCCTCGCCGACGCATCGGGGTACTCCGGGCCGCTGATCGAGTACGGACTCGAAGCGCCGTTCTCGATCGACTTTCACGAGGAGCTCGACAGCACCAACCGGCGGGCGCGCGAACTGGCGGCCGAGGGCGCCGCGTCCGACGGGCGCGACGTCGCCGTGGTCGCGGTCCGCCAGACCGTCGGCCGGGGTCGACTCGATCGCGAGTGGAACTCGCCCGACGGCGGAATCTGGACGACGATCCTGCAGCGACCCGCGATTCCACCGGCGAAGGCGCCGCTGTACACGCTCGCGGCCGCCGTGGCGGTGACCCGAACGGCCCGCGAGGCCGGCGTCGACGCCCGGATCAAGTGGCCGAACGACGTCGTCGTCCCGGCCGACACCGACCGCGGCTACCGCAAACTCGCCGGGATCCTCACGGAGATGGAGGGCGAAACGGATCGCATCGAGTGGCTCGCCTGCGGGATCGGCGTCAACGCCAACGTCGACGCGGCGTCGCTCCCCGACGGCGCGACGAGCGTCGCGCGCGAAGCGGACCCCGTCGACCGGCGACTGTTCCTCCAGACGCTCCTCGAACGGTTCGACGAGCGTCGGCAGGCGCTCGGGGAGACGATCGACGACTGGCGCGATCACGCGCTGACGCTCGGGCGGCGCGTGCGCATCACGCGCTCCGGCGGGGACGTCGTCGGAACGGCGGTCGACGTCACGTCCTTCGGCGCGCTCGTCGTCGAGACGGACGACGGCGACCGCGTCACGGTCACGGCCGGCGACTGCGAACACCTGCGACCGGC
- the cofD gene encoding 2-phospho-L-lactate transferase produces MVTFLSGGTGTPKLLDGATAAFTPDETTVVVNTGDDVELGGLFVSPDVDTLLFQGGGVLDRETWWGIDGDTHRTHEALSELARAAGRSNDPNFLPPERQTSGRELARWRRFSGAGEFMTIGDRDRALHLLRTSLLDEGKTLSEATAIVARAFGISIDILPMSDDPVATLIHTDEGLQHFQEFWVARDGEPAIETVEYRGSADAEPAPGVLDALEDVVVIGPSNPVTSIGPMLSLAGIGDALAETTVVAVSPFLGDEAFSGPAAKLMAAVGAPASTAGLGAVYPFADAFVVDERDESTLDRPTVETDIRIDGPSDAERVVEAVARAIDRVE; encoded by the coding sequence ATGGTAACGTTCCTCTCCGGCGGGACGGGCACGCCGAAACTGCTGGACGGGGCGACGGCGGCGTTCACCCCCGACGAGACGACTGTGGTGGTGAACACGGGGGACGACGTCGAACTCGGGGGCCTGTTCGTCTCGCCGGACGTCGACACGCTACTCTTTCAGGGCGGCGGCGTGCTCGATCGGGAGACGTGGTGGGGGATCGACGGCGACACCCACCGGACGCACGAGGCGCTCTCGGAACTCGCGAGGGCCGCGGGCCGATCGAACGACCCGAATTTCTTGCCCCCCGAGCGACAAACGAGCGGGCGCGAGCTCGCCAGGTGGCGGCGGTTCTCGGGCGCGGGAGAGTTCATGACGATCGGCGACCGCGACCGGGCGCTGCACCTCCTGCGGACGAGCCTTCTCGACGAGGGCAAGACGCTGTCGGAGGCCACGGCGATCGTCGCTCGGGCCTTCGGGATCTCGATCGACATCCTGCCGATGAGCGACGACCCCGTCGCGACGCTGATCCACACCGACGAGGGCCTGCAACACTTTCAGGAGTTCTGGGTGGCTCGCGACGGCGAACCCGCGATCGAGACCGTCGAGTACCGCGGCTCGGCCGACGCGGAGCCGGCGCCGGGCGTGCTGGACGCCCTCGAGGACGTCGTCGTCATCGGCCCGTCGAACCCGGTCACGAGCATCGGCCCGATGCTCTCGCTCGCCGGGATCGGCGACGCGCTGGCGGAGACGACGGTCGTCGCCGTCTCGCCGTTCCTCGGTGACGAGGCGTTTTCCGGCCCGGCGGCGAAGCTGATGGCGGCCGTCGGCGCTCCGGCCAGCACCGCCGGCCTCGGCGCCGTCTACCCCTTCGCCGACGCGTTCGTCGTCGACGAGCGGGACGAATCGACCCTCGACCGGCCCACCGTCGAGACGGACATTCGGATCGACGGTCCGTCGGACGCGGAGCGGGTCGTCGAAGCGGTCGCCCGGGCGATCGATCGGGTCGAATGA
- a CDS encoding triphosphoribosyl-dephospho-CoA synthase codes for MFERLDRAREGADGGFGPVDRAQLALLLEVAGTPKPGNVDRSRDLAELRFEHFLAGAVGVRAGLDRAAAGEPIGTSFERAVAGMTRFAGRNTQFGSLLLLVPLVSAARGGLDRSSVERAVSETTVDDAAAFYRAFEHVSVAVDEPPADAAALDARRGADAIPAVRDRGLDLRSVLELGVPGDDVAREWVTGFERSYDAARRLSVADGPLQDRVASVFLELLAERPDTLVSIRHGESVAAEVRKRARDLVERGAFERDRDAVETFATELVERGINPGTTADLTAAGLFIRLEGGPVDR; via the coding sequence ATGTTCGAGCGTCTCGACCGGGCTCGGGAGGGCGCGGACGGCGGCTTCGGGCCGGTCGATCGAGCCCAGCTCGCGTTGCTGCTCGAGGTGGCTGGGACGCCGAAACCGGGGAACGTCGATCGCTCCCGCGATCTCGCCGAGCTCCGGTTCGAGCACTTTCTCGCGGGTGCCGTCGGAGTCAGGGCGGGCCTCGACCGGGCCGCCGCGGGCGAACCGATCGGGACGTCGTTCGAGCGGGCGGTCGCGGGGATGACTCGGTTCGCCGGACGAAACACCCAGTTCGGGTCGCTGCTGTTGCTCGTCCCGCTCGTTTCGGCGGCGCGAGGCGGACTGGACCGGTCGAGCGTCGAACGCGCAGTCTCGGAGACGACGGTCGACGACGCCGCCGCGTTTTACCGGGCGTTCGAGCACGTGTCGGTCGCCGTCGACGAGCCGCCGGCGGACGCCGCCGCCCTCGACGCTCGCCGGGGTGCCGACGCGATTCCCGCGGTTCGGGACCGCGGGCTCGACCTGCGATCGGTGCTGGAACTGGGAGTCCCCGGAGACGACGTCGCCCGCGAGTGGGTGACCGGGTTCGAACGGTCGTACGACGCGGCGCGGCGGCTCTCGGTCGCCGACGGTCCGCTGCAGGATCGCGTCGCGTCCGTCTTCCTGGAGTTACTGGCCGAGCGGCCGGATACCCTCGTTTCGATCCGCCACGGCGAGTCGGTCGCCGCCGAGGTCCGCAAACGGGCGCGCGACCTCGTCGAACGGGGCGCGTTCGAGCGGGATCGCGACGCGGTCGAGACGTTCGCGACCGAGCTCGTCGAGCGAGGGATCAACCCCGGAACCACGGCGGATCTGACCGCCGCCGGACTGTTCATCCGCCTGGAGGGCGGACCCGTAGATCGATGA
- a CDS encoding 30S ribosomal protein S17e, translating to MAIKPAYVKKTAALLLERYPQAFTDDFEQNKESVSELTNIESKGVRNRVAGYVTRKQRSSQAA from the coding sequence ATGGCCATCAAACCCGCCTACGTCAAGAAGACGGCGGCGCTCCTGCTGGAGCGCTACCCGCAGGCGTTCACCGACGACTTCGAGCAGAACAAAGAAAGTGTGAGCGAACTTACGAATATCGAGTCGAAGGGCGTCCGCAACCGCGTCGCCGGCTACGTCACCCGAAAACAGCGATCGTCGCAGGCGGCCTGA
- a CDS encoding dihydropyrimidine dehydrogenase: MTDVPFEPRLALASLSGAADAAWARAGAGEAGAAFLGGVALDEPSRAAARDLVARGRSEFLPDDPFAFVAAELDALSSVPIRPGVNVRATTPDPIERVASICADRNALLEINAHCRQDELCAVGCGESLLRDTERLVEYVDRGAAAGAETGVKVRAEVGDVDLVETVRAIEAVGASFVHVDAMDTESCIASIAAATDLVVIANNGVRDAATVREYVGYGADAVSIGRPSDDPRVRERVARAVVQAFGEATGTPVEPSGRTGQ, encoded by the coding sequence ATGACCGACGTGCCCTTCGAACCGCGCCTCGCGCTCGCCAGCCTCAGCGGCGCGGCCGACGCCGCCTGGGCTCGCGCCGGCGCGGGCGAGGCCGGCGCGGCGTTCCTGGGCGGCGTCGCCCTCGACGAGCCCTCGCGGGCGGCGGCGCGCGACCTCGTGGCCCGCGGTCGATCCGAGTTCCTGCCGGACGATCCGTTCGCGTTCGTCGCGGCCGAACTCGACGCGCTCTCCTCCGTCCCGATCAGACCCGGGGTCAACGTTCGCGCGACGACCCCGGACCCGATCGAACGCGTCGCGTCGATCTGTGCCGACCGAAACGCACTTCTCGAGATCAACGCCCACTGCCGCCAGGACGAACTCTGCGCGGTCGGCTGCGGGGAATCCCTCCTCCGTGACACCGAGCGCCTCGTCGAGTACGTCGACCGCGGCGCGGCAGCCGGGGCGGAGACCGGGGTGAAGGTCCGTGCGGAAGTCGGTGATGTCGACCTGGTCGAGACCGTGCGAGCGATCGAAGCGGTCGGCGCGTCGTTCGTTCACGTCGACGCGATGGATACGGAATCGTGCATCGCCTCGATCGCGGCAGCGACGGACCTGGTCGTGATCGCGAACAACGGCGTCCGCGACGCCGCCACGGTCCGGGAGTACGTCGGATACGGGGCCGACGCGGTCAGTATCGGCCGACCGAGCGACGACCCGCGGGTCAGAGAACGCGTGGCCCGGGCCGTGGTGCAGGCTTTCGGCGAAGCGACGGGCACTCCGGTCGAACCGAGCGGACGGACTGGACAATAG
- a CDS encoding DUF3054 domain-containing protein gives MGTRTSAGSVARWGPVLLLDCIAIVGLVVVGQQTHGGDPFGNLLRTGETVAPFLLGWLTISVLGGLYPNPPAGAVDRLRLLVVCWFAAANVGFLLRGSPPLPGGVPWEFTAVFTGFGAIILVGVHAGDVLVRAYRHRVGATTP, from the coding sequence ATGGGTACTCGGACGTCGGCCGGATCCGTCGCGCGATGGGGACCCGTCCTCCTCCTCGATTGTATCGCGATCGTCGGGCTCGTGGTTGTCGGCCAACAAACACACGGGGGCGATCCGTTCGGCAACCTGCTCAGGACCGGAGAGACCGTCGCGCCGTTCCTCCTCGGCTGGCTCACGATATCGGTCCTCGGCGGTCTCTATCCGAACCCGCCCGCCGGTGCCGTCGATCGACTCCGGTTGCTCGTCGTCTGCTGGTTCGCGGCCGCGAACGTCGGATTCCTGCTGCGCGGGTCGCCACCGCTCCCTGGCGGCGTTCCGTGGGAGTTCACCGCGGTCTTCACCGGGTTCGGCGCCATCATCCTCGTCGGCGTGCACGCCGGCGACGTCCTGGTTCGCGCCTACCGTCACCGCGTTGGGGCGACGACCCCGTGA
- a CDS encoding J domain-containing protein has product MGVADDRQPGCDGCDRTVAVENLRTVSMPDGSSLACCPQCEPHARSAAKKLAELETNRDQCDGCTDTFPTTSLDDVVLTDGTVVTLCQSCRRDAPGSSGTDDSAEPAETTEIARRKNLCSQCHEWHSAELYRVTLIHDRTETLCESCKRAAEREGIVVDVQMRKTEARDILDVEEGASEREIRRAFLGRIKQAHPDRSTGSTDAFRLVKAAYDRLSD; this is encoded by the coding sequence ATGGGAGTGGCCGACGATCGGCAACCGGGGTGTGATGGGTGCGATCGGACCGTCGCCGTCGAGAATCTCCGGACCGTCTCGATGCCGGACGGCAGCTCGCTCGCCTGCTGCCCCCAGTGTGAACCACACGCCCGGTCCGCCGCGAAGAAACTCGCCGAACTCGAGACGAATCGCGACCAGTGTGACGGCTGTACCGATACGTTCCCGACGACCTCGCTCGACGACGTGGTACTCACCGACGGGACCGTCGTGACCCTCTGTCAGTCGTGTCGTCGTGACGCGCCCGGCTCCTCGGGCACCGACGACTCGGCGGAACCGGCCGAGACGACCGAGATCGCCCGCCGGAAGAATCTCTGTAGCCAGTGTCACGAGTGGCACTCGGCGGAACTCTACCGCGTGACGCTGATCCACGACCGGACCGAGACGCTCTGTGAATCGTGCAAGCGCGCGGCGGAACGGGAGGGAATCGTCGTCGACGTACAGATGCGAAAGACGGAAGCGAGAGACATTCTCGACGTGGAGGAAGGTGCGAGCGAACGCGAAATTCGACGCGCGTTTCTCGGACGGATCAAGCAGGCCCACCCCGATCGCTCGACCGGCAGTACGGACGCCTTCCGCCTCGTCAAAGCGGCTTACGATCGACTCTCCGACTGA